One Ricinus communis isolate WT05 ecotype wild-type chromosome 2, ASM1957865v1, whole genome shotgun sequence DNA segment encodes these proteins:
- the LOC8273024 gene encoding G-type lectin S-receptor-like serine/threonine-protein kinase At1g34300, giving the protein MKSKSFIYVILFFAFCFSLTAAQISPGSSLSASNPNQTWPSPNNTFYVGFTQLGSAYLPAINYNGGVAVWTAGDPSMAVDANGAFHFRLNGTLQLVNGSGSVIWDSNTGHLGVNSASLDDSGNLALKNGSGASVWSSFENPTDTIVPNQNLTENQTLKSGFYSFKVLDSGNLTLTWNNSVIYWNEGLNSSIDSNLSSPVLGLQPIGILSISDVSLTSDYIVAYSNDYAEGSDILRFLKLDSDGNLRIYSSASGSGTITMRWSALADQCQVFGYCGNLGICSYNASSLNPTCGCPSQNFESVDENDSRKGCKRKVEIENCPGSATMLEMNHAEFLTYQPELTSQVFFVGISACRLNCLVSSSCVASTSLSDGTGLCYLKTPNFVSGYQNPALPSTSYVKVCGPVQPNPSAVLQIAGNSKRSLRVWVVCVVVVVTLIGLIAIEGGLWWCCCRNSSKFGSLSAQYALLEYASGAPVQFSYKDLDRATKGFKEKLGAGGFGAVYKAVLANRSVVAVKRLEGIEQGEKQFRMEVATISSTHHLNLVRLIGFCSEGRHRLLVYEFMRNGSLDNFLFAADEQSGNLLNWEHRFSIALGTARGITYLHEECRDCIVHCDIKPENILLDENYNAKVSDFGLAKLINPKDHRYRTLKSVRGTRGYLAPEWLANLPITSKSDVYSYGMVLLEIVSGRRNFEVSEETYRKKFSMWAFEQFEMGNMSAIVDKRLTEEDVDMEQATRAIQVSLWCIQEQPSQRPMMGKVVQMLEGITDIEKPPAPKLISESSANGTSINMSSNGSALSTFAGSASAPAASSFSSFQTIAVSPLPSAKNTEKASSSLLSSDLN; this is encoded by the coding sequence atgaaatccAAATCTTTCATTTATGTTATTCTCTTTTTTGCCTTTTGTTTCTCACTTACAGCTGCACAAATTTCGCCAGGCTCTTCTCTTTCCGCTTCAAATCCAAACCAAACATGGCCTTCTCCTAACAACACTTTCTATGTGGGTTTTACTCAACTGGGTTCCGCTTATCTCCCCGCGATCAATTATAACGGTGGAGTTGCTGTCTGGACAGCTGGTGATCCATCAATGGCTGTTGATGCTAACGGTGCTTTTCATTTCCGTCTTAACGGAACTCTCCAGCTTGTTAATGGGTCTGGCTCTGTTATCTGGGACTCGAACACCGGCCATCTGGGAGTCAACTCAGCTTCGCTTGATGATTCTGGTAATCTTGCTTTAAAGAATGGAAGTGGTGCTTCTGTTTGGTCAAGTTTTGAGAATCCAACTGATACTATTGTTCCTAATCAGAATTTAACTGaaaatcaaactttgaaatctGGGTTCTACTCTTTTAAGGTTCTTGATTCTGGGAATTTGACTTTGACATGGAACAATAGTGTAATTTATTGGAATGAAGGCTTAAATTCTTCCATTGATTCTAATCTGAGTTCTCCTGTTCTGGGTTTGCAGCCTATTGGGATTTTATCTATTTCTGATGTTAGTTTAACTAGTGATTATATTGTTGCTTATAGTAATGATTATGCTGAAGGTAGTGATATTTTGAGGTTTTTGAAGTTAGACAGTGATGGGAATTTGAGGATTTATAGTTCTGCTTCAGGTAGTGGAACTATAACTATGAGATGGTCTGCTTTGGCTGATCAATGTCAGGTTTTTGGATATTGTGGAAATTTGGGAATTTGTAGTTATAATGCTTCGAGTTTGAATCCTACTTGTGGTTGCCCATCACAAAATTTTGAATCCGTTGATGAGAATGATAGTAGAAAAGGGTGTAAAAGAAAAGTGGAGATTGAGAATTGTCCTGGGAGTGCTACTATGCTGGAGATGAATCATGCTGAATTCTTGACTTACCAGCCCGAGCTAACCTCCCAGGTTTTCTTCGTGGGGATATCTGCTTGTAGGTTGAATTGTCTTGTGAGTAGTTCTTGTGTTGCTTCCACGTCTTTGTCTGATGGAACTGGGTTGTGCTACTTGAAAACACCGAATTTTGTTAGTGGGTATCAGAATCCAGCACTTCCTAGTACCTCATATGTGAAGGTGTGTGGCCCAGTGCAACCAAACCCTTCAGCTGTCTTGCAGATTGCAGGAAATAGCAAAAGAAGTCTGCGTGTGTGGGTTGTTTGTGTTGTTGTTGTGGTTACCCTTATTGGTTTGATTGCTATAGAGGGTGGCTTGTGGTGGTGCTGCTGTAGAAATAGCTCCAAGTTTGGCAGTTTGTCAGCTCAGTATGCACTCCTTGAGTATGCATCCGGTGCACCTGTGCAGTTCTCATATAAGGACCTGGACCGTGCAACAAAGGGGTTTAAGGAAAAGCTTGGAGCTGGAGGGTTTGGAGCTGTTTATAAAGCGGTTCTTGCTAACAGATCGGTAGTTGCAGTAAAACGACTTGAGGGAATTGAGCAGGGTGAGAAACAGTTCAGGATGGAGGTTGCGACTATAAGTAGCACTCACCATTTAAATTTGGTGAGATTGATTGGATTTTGTTCAGAGGGACGGCACAGGCTTTTGGTGTATGAGTTCATGAGAAATGGGTCGCTTGATAATTTCCTCTTCGCTGCAGATGAGCAGTCAGGGAACTTGTTGAACTGGGAGCATAGATTTAGCATTGCCCTTGGAACTGCAAGAGGAATCACTTATCTTCACGAGGAATGTCGAGATTGCATTGTTCATTGCGATATCAAGCCAGAGAACATTCTCTTGGATGAGAATTATAATGCCAAGGTGTCCGATTTTGGTCTGGCAAAGCTCATAAATCCTAAAGATCATAGGTACAGAACCTTGAAAAGTGTTAGAGGGACAAGAGGGTATTTGGCACCTGAGTGGCTTGCAAATCTTCCAATAACTTCAAAATCAGATGTTTACAGTTATGGTATGGTTTTGCTGGAGATAGTGAGTGGAAGAAGGAATTTTGAAGTCTCAGAAGAAACATATAGAAAAAAGTTCTCTATGTGGGCTTTTGAACAGTTTGAAATGGGTAATATGAGTGCTATTGTGGACAAAAGGCTTACTGAAGAAGATGTGGATATGGAGCAAGCAACAAGGGCAATTCAAGTAAGCTTATGGTGCATCCAAGAGCAACCATCTCAAAGGCCGATGATGGGAAAAGTTGTGCAGATGCTGGAGGGAATCACAGATATCGAGAAACCACCAGCTCCAAAGTTAATATCTGAAAGTTCAGCAAATGGCACAAGCATCAACATGAGCAGCAATGGCAGTGCTCTCTCAACCTTTGCAGGCTCAGCTTCAGCTCCAGCTGCTTCATCATTTTCCTCCTTTCAAACTATTGCTGTTTCCCCTTTGCCGTCAGCGAAGAACACAGAGAAGGCATCTTCATCACTTCTAAGTTCTGATCTTAACTGA
- the LOC8273025 gene encoding WRKY transcription factor WRKY24: protein MASSSGSLDTSANSYPLSFSFSSHSNFMTTTRFTDLLASTDDETIKRSGGLGERIAERTGSGVPKFKSIPPPSLPLSPPSVSPSSYFAIPPGLSPAELLDSPVLLNTSCILPSPTTGSFANWKMNSSHNNQQNVKQEDNNYSDFSFQPPTRPCTTSSAMFQSSNSSIQTAQQQRWSLQESVKQDDFGALQTNTQSSKNNNNNNNNNNNNGFQSDYGDQPQQYQSVREQRRSEDGYNWRKYGQKQVKGSENPRSYYKCTYPNCPTKKKIERSLDGQITEIVYKGSHNHPKPQSTRRSSANSSSSATNHATVENHYSNNIQDQSFGTHGSGGQMDSVVTTPENSSISVGDDDFDSSQKSKSRSDEYDEDEPEAKRWKTEGENVGISAPGSRTVREPRVVVQTTSEIDILDDGYRWRKYGQKVVKGNPNPRSYYKCTHPACPVRKHVERASHDLRAVITTYEGKHNHDVPAARGSHSAVNRPLPDNNNNNSNSNSYNSNSSAAMAIRPSATNYHSTNPIRNSRQPVTSEGEAPFSLEMFPSPGSFGFSGFGNAMGSYMNQTKEEPRDDLFLESLLC, encoded by the exons atgGCATCTTCTTCGGGTAGCTTAGACACATCTGCGAATTCATATCCATTAAGTTTCAGTTTTTCTTCTCACAGCAACTTCATGACCACCACTCGTTTCACTGACCTTCTTGCATCTACTGATGATGAAACCATTAAGCGTAGTGGTGGGTTGGGTGAGAGAATAGCAGAGAGAACTGGGTCTGGTGTCCCTAAGTTTAAGTCAATTCCACCCCCTTCTTTGCCTCTCTCTCCACCTTCTGTTTCTCCTTCTTCGTACTTCGCTATTCCTCCTGGTTTAAGCCCCGCTGAGCTTCTTGACTCTCCTGTCTTGTTAAACACTTCTTGT ATTTTGCCTTCTCCAACTACTGGTTCATTTGCCAATTGGAAGATGAACTCTAGTCATAATAACCAGCAAAATGTTAAGCAAGAAGACAATAATTACTCAGATTTCTCTTTTCAGCCACCAACAAGGCCATGTACAACATCATCAGCAATGTTTCAATCTTCAAACAGCTCAATTCAAACT GCACAACAGCAAAGGTGGAGTTTACAAGAATCTGTAAAGCAAGATGATTTTGGTGCTCTTCAAACAAATACTCAAAGCAGCAAGAACaacaataacaacaacaacaacaacaacaacaatggGTTCCAGTCAGATTATGGTGATCAACCACAGCAATATCAATCAGTGAGAGAGCAAAGAAGATCAGAAGATGGATACAATTGGAGGAAATATGGtcaaaaacaagttaaagGAAGTGAAAATCCAAGAAGTTATTATAAGTGCACATATCCTAATTGtccaacaaagaaaaaaattgaaaggtCTTTAGATggacaaataactgagattgTTTATAAGGGTAGTCACAATCATCCTAAGCCTCAATCCACTAGGAGATCATCTGCTAACTCTTCTTCATCAGCTACTAATCATGCAACAGTTGAGAATCACTATAGTAATAATATTCAAGATCAATCATTCGGTACACATGGTAGTGGTGGACAAATGGATTCTGTTGTAACAACACCTGAGAATTCTTCCATTTCTGTTGGGGATGATGATTTTGATTCTTCACAAAAGAGCAAGTCTAGAAGCGATGAGTATGATGAAGATGAACCAGAGGCCAAAAGATG GAAAACAGAAGGTGAAAATGTGGGAATTTCAGCACCAGGGAGTAGAACAGTGAGAGAACCAAGAGTTGTAGTTCAAACCACTAGTGAAATTGACATTCTTGACGATGGATATAGATGGAGGAAATATGGGCAGAAAGTAGTCAAGGGCAATCCAAATCCTag GAGCTATTACAAGTGCACACATCCAGCATGTCCTGTGAGGAAGCATGTTGAGCGAGCATCTCATGACCTTAGGGCAGTGATCACAACCTACGAGGGCAAGCACAACCATGATGTTCCGGCTGCTCGCGGCAGCCACTCCGCAGTCAATAGGCCATTGCCTgataacaacaacaacaacagtAATAGCAATAGCTACAATAGTAACTCCAGTGCAGCTATGGCAATAAGGCCATCAGCTACGAATTATCATTCTACCAACCCAATTCGCAATTCAAGGCAACCAGTAACATCTGAAGGAGAAGCACCCTTTTCACTGGAGATGTTTCCAAGTCCAGGAAGCTTTGGGTTCTCAGGATTTGGAAATGCTATGGGGTCTTACatgaatcaaacaaaagaagaaccAAGGGATGATTTGTTTCTGGAGTCATTGCTATGCTGA
- the LOC8273035 gene encoding probable magnesium transporter NIPA6 isoform X1, whose protein sequence is MASLSTSTSFNSNLKGFILAVLSGIFIGSSFIIKKIGLQRAGASGTRASSGGYGYLLEPLWWVGMVTMIVGEFANFVAYIFAPAVLVTPLGAISIIVSAVLAHFFLKEKMKKLGMVGCLLCVVGSTLIVLHAPGEHSLTSVDEIWELATQPAFLLYVASAIAVVLVLVLYCEPRYAQTNMMVYIGICSVIGSLTVMSIKAIGIAIKLTIEGSSQAAHFQTWVFAMVSISCIIIQLNYLNKALDTFNTAVVSTIYYAMFTSLTILASAIMFKDWSGQSASNIVSALCGFITVLSGTIVLHSTRDRVPAATDIYSFNSPQVSWLYINGDAWKEKTDYELSPDLTAMLKQDHFK, encoded by the exons ATGGCTTCTCTGTCTACTTCAACTTCTTTTAACAGTAACCTTAAAGGGTTTATTCTCGCTGTTCTTTCTGGTATTTTCATTGGGTCAAGCTTTATTATCAAGAAAATTGGCCTCCAACGTGCTGGGGCATCTGGCACTAGAGCTA GTTCTGGTGGATATGGATATTTGTTAGAGCCACTCTGGTGGGTTGGAATGGTGACTA TGATTGTTGGGGAATTTGCTAATTTTGTGGCTTATATTTTTGCTCCTGCTGTACTTGTAACTCCACTTGGGGCAATAAGCATTATTGTTAG TGCTGTTTTAGCACACTTCTTCTTAAaggagaaaatgaagaaactGGGCATGGTAGGGTGTCTTCTGTGTGTAGTAGGGTCTACATTGATTGTGCTTCATGCTCCCGGTGAACACAGTCTGACTTCAGTGGATGAGATATGGGAATTAGCGACTCAGCCTG CATTTCTTCTGTATGTGGCATCAGCAATAGCTGTAGTCCTGGTGCTGGTTTTGTATTGCGAGCCACGATACGCTCAGACAAACATGATGGTTTACATTGGCATATGCTCTGTAATTGGTTCTTTGACG GTTATGAGTATTAAAGCCATAGGAATTGCGATAAAACTAACAATAGAGGGTTCGAGCCAGGCGGCACACTTCCAGACATGGGTTTTTGCAATGGTTTCAATTAGTTGTATAATAATTCAGCTCAATTATTTGAACAAG GCTTTGGACACATTCAACACTGCAGTTGTTTCTACAATCTACTATGCTATGTTCACATCACTCACTATTCTTGCCAGTGCCATTATGTTCAAG GACTGGTCTGGTCAGAGTGCCAGCAATATTGTCTCTGCGCTTTGTGGATTTATAACTGTTCTGTCTGGCACTATAGTTTTGCACAGTACAAGAGACCGAGTTCCAGCGGCAACAG ATATCTATTCATTCAATTCTCCTCAAGTCTCGTGGCTTTACATAAATGGAGATGCTTGGAAGGAGAAAACCGATTATGAGCTATCCCCTGATTTAACTGCAATGCTTAAACAAGATCATTTCAAATAA
- the LOC8273035 gene encoding probable magnesium transporter NIPA6 isoform X2, translated as MASLSTSTSFNSNLKGFILAVLSGIFIGSSFIIKKIGLQRAGASGTRASSGGYGYLLEPLWWVGMVTMIVGEFANFVAYIFAPAVLVTPLGAISIIVSAVLAHFFLKEKMKKLGMVGCLLCVVGSTLIVLHAPGEHSLTSVDEIWELATQPAFLLYVASAIAVVLVLVLYCEPRYAQTNMMVYIGICSVIGSLTVMSIKAIGIAIKLTIEGSSQAAHFQTWVFAMVSISCIIIQLNYLNKDWSGQSASNIVSALCGFITVLSGTIVLHSTRDRVPAATDIYSFNSPQVSWLYINGDAWKEKTDYELSPDLTAMLKQDHFK; from the exons ATGGCTTCTCTGTCTACTTCAACTTCTTTTAACAGTAACCTTAAAGGGTTTATTCTCGCTGTTCTTTCTGGTATTTTCATTGGGTCAAGCTTTATTATCAAGAAAATTGGCCTCCAACGTGCTGGGGCATCTGGCACTAGAGCTA GTTCTGGTGGATATGGATATTTGTTAGAGCCACTCTGGTGGGTTGGAATGGTGACTA TGATTGTTGGGGAATTTGCTAATTTTGTGGCTTATATTTTTGCTCCTGCTGTACTTGTAACTCCACTTGGGGCAATAAGCATTATTGTTAG TGCTGTTTTAGCACACTTCTTCTTAAaggagaaaatgaagaaactGGGCATGGTAGGGTGTCTTCTGTGTGTAGTAGGGTCTACATTGATTGTGCTTCATGCTCCCGGTGAACACAGTCTGACTTCAGTGGATGAGATATGGGAATTAGCGACTCAGCCTG CATTTCTTCTGTATGTGGCATCAGCAATAGCTGTAGTCCTGGTGCTGGTTTTGTATTGCGAGCCACGATACGCTCAGACAAACATGATGGTTTACATTGGCATATGCTCTGTAATTGGTTCTTTGACG GTTATGAGTATTAAAGCCATAGGAATTGCGATAAAACTAACAATAGAGGGTTCGAGCCAGGCGGCACACTTCCAGACATGGGTTTTTGCAATGGTTTCAATTAGTTGTATAATAATTCAGCTCAATTATTTGAACAAG GACTGGTCTGGTCAGAGTGCCAGCAATATTGTCTCTGCGCTTTGTGGATTTATAACTGTTCTGTCTGGCACTATAGTTTTGCACAGTACAAGAGACCGAGTTCCAGCGGCAACAG ATATCTATTCATTCAATTCTCCTCAAGTCTCGTGGCTTTACATAAATGGAGATGCTTGGAAGGAGAAAACCGATTATGAGCTATCCCCTGATTTAACTGCAATGCTTAAACAAGATCATTTCAAATAA
- the LOC8258914 gene encoding protein DETOXIFICATION 54, whose amino-acid sequence MAEKDTDFPSQKLPSASQVLEELKELWGMALPITAAHLMAFFRAVVSVMFLGRLGSLELAGGALSIGFTNITGYSVIVGLASGLEPVCSQAYGCKNWDLLSLSLQRMILILFVAIIPISLLWINLESIMNFMGQDPNITSMAATYCIYSLPDLLTYTLLQPLRVFLRSQRVTQPIMYCSLLAVIFHVPLNYVLVIVMGLGVPGVAMASVVTNMNMVALMVGYVWWVSGRWEMRWTVDIGGVCGGVGELLKLAVPSCLGICLEWWWYEIVIVMAGYLPNPTLAVAATGILIQTTSMMYTVPMALAGCVSARVGNELGAGKPYKAKLAAMVALGCAFVIGIINVTWTAILRERWAGLFIKDNLVKGLVASVLPIIGLCELGNCPQTTGCGILRGTARPAIGARINLGSFYFVGTPVAVGLAFGLNVGFAGLWFGLLSAQVACAVSILYVVLIRTDWEHEALKSKKLTSMEMTGISNGIGDEEHHEEEEDESKRLLVNGNGNMV is encoded by the exons ATGGCTGAGAAAGACACAGATTTCCCTTCTCAAAAGCTACCCTCTGCTTCTCAG GTCCTTGAAGAGCTAAAAGAGCTATGGGGTATGGCTTTACCAATAACAGCAGCACATTTAATGGCCTTTTTTAGAGCAGTGGTCTCAGTTATGTTCTTGGGCAGACTGGGTAGTCTAGAGTTAGCTGGTGGTGCACTATCTATTGGGTTCACAAACATCACTGGTTACTCAGTTATTGTGGGCTTAGCCTCTGGACTTGAGCCAGTGTGTAGTCAAGCTTATGGTTGCAAGAACTGGGACCTTCTCTCACTCTCCCTCCAAAGAATGATCTTAATCCTCTTCGTAGCAATCATACCCATAAGTCTTTTATGGATTAATCTTGAATCAATCATGAATTTTATGGGCCAAGATCCAAATATTACATCAATGGCAGCTACTTACTGTATTTACTCCTTACCTGATCTTTTGACATACACTTTGTTACAACCTTTAAGGGTATTCTTAAGATCACAAAGGGTGACCCAACCTATAATGTATTGTTCATTGTTGGCTGTTATATTTCATGTGCCATTGAACTATGTTCTTGTGATTGTAATGGGGTTAGGAGTCCCAGGAGTGGCAATGGCATCAGTGGTGACTAACATGAATATGGTGGCTTTGATGGTAGGGTATGTATGGTGGGTAAGTGGACGGTGGGAGATGAGATGGACGGTTGATATTGGAGGGGTATGTGGTGGGGTTGGAGAATTGTTGAAGTTGGCAGTGCCTAGTTGTTTAGGGATCTGCTTGGAGTGGTGGTGGTATGAGATAGTGATAGTGATGGCAGGGTACTTGCCTAATCCAACACTGGCTGTGGCCGCCACTGGGATACTGATCCAAACCACTAGCATGATGTACACTGTACCTATGGCCCTTGCTGGCTGTGTCTCTGCTCGG GTAGGCAATGAGCTTGGTGCTGGTAAGCCTTACAAAGCCAAGCTAGCAGCCATGGTTGCATTAGGTTGTGCCTTTGTCATCGGTATCATCAATGTTACATGGACTGCCATTCTTAGAGAAAGATGGGCTGGTTTGTTCATTAAGGATAATCTTGTTAAAGGACTAGTTGCATCTGTTTTGCCTATAATAGGACTATGTGAGCTTGGTAATTGCCCGCAAACAACTGGCTGCGGAATCCTACGTGGCACAGCGCGGCCTGCGATTGGGGCCCGTATCAATTTGGGCTCGTTTTACTTTGTGGGTACCCCGGTCGCGGTGGGCCTGGCCTTTGGGCTGAATGTTGGGTTTGCTGGGCTGTGGTTCGGCCTCCTTTCAGCTCAAGTAGCTTGTGCTGTGTCAATTCTGTATGTTGTGTTGATCCGTACGGATTGGGAACATGAAGCATTGAAGTCTAAGAAACTCACCAGCATGGAAATGACTGGAATCTCCAATGGCATTGGAGATGAAGAACatcatgaagaagaagaagatgaaagtAAAAGGTTGTTAGTTAATGGAAATGGTAACATGGTATAG